The proteins below are encoded in one region of Oncorhynchus masou masou isolate Uvic2021 chromosome 15, UVic_Omas_1.1, whole genome shotgun sequence:
- the LOC135556230 gene encoding uncharacterized protein LOC135556230, whose translation MMPQRNPLCSAMDQSDPDLPSRRCQVDCATEVAVEGGQRNGGGAASSSPESSSVNGDGNGKRSGKRRRRRKRSAQPDNRPAPVAMMTPLPPPGQEKGEPPQLCQKGSSRTSPDPAPDSPGAVLLGLRSECGSVWFDRSVYEQAESLYQCWLAHSANGSMTRPIGSPPTLTTDNHPTSPQPSLSPSPQAPNHPSNHPPIVAKEHCIVAEPLQPTAPEFLAIPANSPSTPATPDEGYLSLAQTPQAASTSPLTPAPGQPVNGLPRLPMELLRDVWLEKPLYDRAEAAFYQSLYGNNRSPTGNNLGGGASTSRTNPNAPSTSRGSGDHPQSLVEEEEEEEEEEVVEEEAVVSQGKLEVFHALRTIQEEEEPADVAEEEGGAMSMRGVCYFLHPDSERVWLDQRRYEAAESRFYSYRQIVPAESTVADREEGARGQEDAVVSATLLPQPSSVACTGPLRDKYDPSQETGPLQTQPASFTPTPFFPPYFFLIFGFVCVLIWFI comes from the coding sequence ATGATGCCTCAGAGGAACCCCTTGTGTTCAGCAATGGATCAGTCCGATCCTGATCTCCCTTCCAGACGCTGCCAGGTGGACTGTGCCACTGAGGTGGCAGTGGAGGGAGGTCAGAGGAACGGGGGTGGTGCTGCTTCGTCCTCCCCAGAGAGTAGCAGTGTGAATGGAGACGGCAATGGGAAACGCAGTGGGAAGAGGCGTCGCCGTCGTAAACGCTCCGCTCAACCCGATAACCGCCCGGCTCCTGTTGCCATGATGACTCCGCTGCCACCACCTGGCCAGGAGAAAGGGGAGCCACCCCAGCTTTGCCAGAAGGGCAGTAGCCGCACCTCTCCTGACCCTGCTCCTGACTCCCCCGGCGCGGTCCTGCTTGGCTTGCGGTCTGAGTGTGGTTCAGTGTGGTTTGACCGCAGTGTGTATGAGCAGGCTGAGAGTCTGTATCAGTGCTGGTTGGCACACTCTGCCAACGGGTCGATGACACGGCCCATCGGCTCACCCCCAACGCTGACGACTGACAACCACCCCACCTCCCCTCAACCCTCACTATCACCCTCACCCCAAGCCCCGAACCACCCCAGCAACCATCCACCCATAGTTGCCAAAGAGCATTGCATTGTTGCAGAGCCACTGCAGCCAACAGCCCCAGAATTCCTAGCCATCCCTGCCAACAGCCCCAGCACACCAGCCACGCCAGACGAGGGGTACCTGTCCCTGGCCCAGACCCCCCAGGCAGCCTCCACATCTCCACTGACCCCGGCCCCTGGCCAGCCAGTGAATGGGCTCCCCCGTCTCCCCATGGAGCTGCTGAGGGACGTGTGGCTGGAGAAACCTCTCTACGACCGGGCCGAGGCAGCCTTCTACCAGAGCCTCTATGGAAACAACCGCTCTCCCACCGGCAACAACCTGGGTGGTGGAGCTTCCACCTCACGTACCAACCCCAACGCTCCCTCAACCTCCAGAGGTAGTGGAGACCACCCACAGAGTCTTgttgaggaagaagaggaggaggaggaggaagaagtggTAGAAGAAGAAGCCGTGGTCTCACAGGGGAAGCTAGAAGTCTTCCACGCTCTGCGCACCattcaggaggaggaggagcctgCTGACGTCGCAGAGGAGGAAGGTGGGGCCATGTCGATGAGAGGAGTCTGCTACTTCCTGCATCCAGACAGCGAGAGGGTTTGGCTGGACCAGAGACGCTACGAGGCTGCAGAGAGCCGTTTCTACAGTTACCGTCAGATTGTACCTGCTGAGTCAACAgtagcagacagagaggagggggctcGTGGGCAAGAAGATGCTGTGGTGTCGGCAACATTGTTACCACAACCGTCATCGGTCGCCTGCACCGGCCCTCTGAGGGACAAGTATGACCCATCCCAGGAGACTGGACCTCTACAAACACAGCCAGCTTCATTTACTCCTACTCCTTTTTTCCCCccttatttttttctcatttttggTTTTGTCTGTGTCTTGATTTGGTTCATTTGA